The sequence AGTTGTCCCAGGGCACGGAGGCGCTGCCTGCGGGAATGCCCTCCTTGCAGGGCCAACCGCTGAGCAGGGCCAAGGAGCGCATCAAGGACCTGGGGCTCAAGCTCGGCAAGGTGGCGTACAAGCGGGACCCGAAAAACCTCCCCGGCACCGTACTCTCGCAATCGCCCGCGGCCGGGGCCGACTACAAAGGTCGCGCCGTGGACCTCGTGGTTTCCAAGTAATGTTCGCCCTCTTCGCCTTCCTCGCCGCCGCCCTGCTGGCGGGATGCGCTTCCACCGGCAAGCCCGCCGCGACGCCGGCCCCGGCGGCCAAGAAGACGGAAGCCCACGACGATCAGCGCGCCTTCATCGCCCATGAATTCTTCCTGCGCGCGCGCCAGCAGGAGATGGAAGGCAACGACGCCGTCGCCCTTTCCTATTACCAGATCGCCTACGAATACGATTCCAGCAGCCGCGATCTGTGTTTCCTTTTGACGGATAAGCTGAAGGGCGCCGGCCGACTGGACACGGCCCTGACCACGGCTTTGCGTTGCCTCGCCTTGCCCGGCCAGCCCGATAGCCGCGAGTACCAGATGGTCGCCGAGACCTATCTGCGCAAAGGGGACTTGACCTCGGCGCTGACCTACTACAACAAGGCCGTTGAGCTGGACGACCAGGATAAGGATCTGCTCTATACCCTGGCGACCCTCTACGAAAGCTTGAAGGATATCCCCCGCCACGTGGCGGTGATGGAGAAGCTGTTGCCGCGCATCGATTACCCGGTGCGCCTGGTGGAAAAGCAGGGCCAGAACTACCGCATGCTAGGGAAGATCGACTCGGTGGCCGGCCTCTACCGCACGGCCTGGGACAAGACGGGCAATCCCCTGTTCGGCGAGAAGCTGGCGAGCTTCTACGAGGACCAGGAAATGTATTCCAGCCTGCTGGACGTGCTGCGCAAGCTGGCGGACGAGAATCCGGACAATCTCCAGTACGAACTCCAAAAGGCGCGGGCCCAGATCCTGGCGGGCCATCCGGATTCCGCCATGACCGCGTACGAGACCCTCATCAAAAAGAACCCCGAAGAGCGGGAATTCTTGTCCCCCTACGCGACCTTGCTCTTCGATCGCGGCAAATACGCGGAGGCCAAGGTCCTCTTCCAGAAGCTGATCAAAGCCCAACCCGAGAATCCCATCTACCATTTCTTCCTGGGCTCCATAGGGATGGAGCTGAAGGAGCGCGCGCAGGCCGAGTCCGAGCTCAAGAAGGCGATCGATCTGGACGGCAAGGTGCCGGAATACTGGGCCAAGCTGGCGTCCTTCTATATCAAGGAAGGCCACGAGAAGAAGGCGCTGGACCTGCTGGACAAGATGGGGGAGAACGGCGCAGGCGATAAGGCCGGCGGGGTTAAATCCGATAGCGGCCGGGGCGATGCCAAGGACTGGTATGCCTACTACATCCGCGGCATCGTGTACACCCAGGTGGCCAAGAAACTGGAAGCTGACGCAAAGACGTCGCCCGACTCGAAGACGTCGCCCGACGCCAAGGCGTCGCCGGACTCGACCGCGCCCCTGTCGGCTTCGGCCGCGCAGGCCAGGCGATTCCGGGAGCAGGGCGTGGGGTATTACCGTAAGGCCTTGGAGCTGGAGGGCAACAACCGGCGCGTCCTCTTCGAGTTGGGCGTGGCGCTGGAGCAATTGGGAAAGCGCGGGGAATCCATCGAGGTGATGAAGAACCTGGTCAAGCTCGACTCGTCGGATGCGACCATCCTGAATTACCTCGGATACATGCTGGTGGAGGAAGGCCGGGAGCTCGATTACGCCTCGCAGTTGATCGACCGGGCCTTGACCTTCGAGCCCGAGAACGGCGCCTTCCTGGACTCTAAAGGTTGGCTGCTCTACAAGAAGCAGGACTTCCCCAGGGCGCGCAAGTTCATGGAGGATGCGGTGGCGCACATCCCGCAGGATACGACCATCCTGGAGCATTACGCGCTCATCCTGGAGAAGCTGGGCCTCTCGAACGAGGCCATGGAAAAGTGGCGGCAGATCCTGAAGTTGGATCCGACCCATGAGTTGGCCCACCGCAAGGTGAACTAGCGATTAATAATCGAAGCCGATTCCCTCGTTGGCATCGATAGGGCGGAAGTAGCCTTTAATGCTTCTTGGTGTCCTCACGCAGATTTGTATGTGGTTCTTTTCCTTAAATCCTGCGTTCGGATACAAATGATTGCCTTCGAAAAATACTCCTCGGACCGTATCGAATTCTGGCTTCCCATTTTCTCGATTGGAAGCGTGCAGTAATTCAATCACTGCACAATCCAATGGGCGTAACAAGAGGTCAGCCCCATCCTCAATTGCCTTGTTCCTGGGCATCTCCCCATTTATGGATTCAATCATGGATTCAAGTGAAAAGTATCCCTGTTTAACAATCTGAAGATGGTCGTATTGGAGGAGATTCAGGCAGTTGCCAAGATCAATGATTGCGCCAATAACGAACGGATCCTGGATTATGGATTTAGACTTACCAGGATTCTTTTTTATGTGGTCCGCATATTCAAAGGCGCGTGCGGGATCGCTTTCCCAGAAATAAGCCCCGTTCCCGAGCCAATCATATTTATTCCGGCTAGGTTTGAGTTTATCTTTGCCCGATAGGATTTTCTCTCCTATGGATCTGTTACAACCATGGTATGCGAGGATGAAAGAAGAGAATGATCCCGACATGGCCCGGGATTAGCGGTACGGCTTCTTAAGTTGTCCCTTAGGAGTTGTGATGCCGGCCGAGGCCAATAATTTACGGGCCGCTGAAGGGGAAGCAGAAATTCTCTCGCCATAATGCTTCAGGTCAGTAGCGAATTTCTTTGCTTCGCTGGAGGTCATTTGCGAGTGCTGAGTTGGCCTTGTGGATTGATTTTTGTTGGCCATAGTTCG is a genomic window of Fibrobacterota bacterium containing:
- a CDS encoding tetratricopeptide repeat protein, yielding MFALFAFLAAALLAGCASTGKPAATPAPAAKKTEAHDDQRAFIAHEFFLRARQQEMEGNDAVALSYYQIAYEYDSSSRDLCFLLTDKLKGAGRLDTALTTALRCLALPGQPDSREYQMVAETYLRKGDLTSALTYYNKAVELDDQDKDLLYTLATLYESLKDIPRHVAVMEKLLPRIDYPVRLVEKQGQNYRMLGKIDSVAGLYRTAWDKTGNPLFGEKLASFYEDQEMYSSLLDVLRKLADENPDNLQYELQKARAQILAGHPDSAMTAYETLIKKNPEEREFLSPYATLLFDRGKYAEAKVLFQKLIKAQPENPIYHFFLGSIGMELKERAQAESELKKAIDLDGKVPEYWAKLASFYIKEGHEKKALDLLDKMGENGAGDKAGGVKSDSGRGDAKDWYAYYIRGIVYTQVAKKLEADAKTSPDSKTSPDAKASPDSTAPLSASAAQARRFREQGVGYYRKALELEGNNRRVLFELGVALEQLGKRGESIEVMKNLVKLDSSDATILNYLGYMLVEEGRELDYASQLIDRALTFEPENGAFLDSKGWLLYKKQDFPRARKFMEDAVAHIPQDTTILEHYALILEKLGLSNEAMEKWRQILKLDPTHELAHRKVN